In one window of Nesterenkonia sandarakina DNA:
- a CDS encoding ABC transporter ATP-binding protein: MRIKQKPAALRTESVSVSYGASPVVHDASIELLPGGVTALIGPNGSGKSTLLRGICRLAHTTGQVTVDGEDSAALSPRAFAKRLTILAQQRPTPGGLTVTEVVELGRHPHRRRFSRTDQACRDAVERAIGLTGLEELRHRPVAELSGGQLQRVWLATCLAQETDVLLLDEPTTFLDLKHQMSLLDLIRDLADTHGLTIGVVLHDLEQAADIADRVILVSEGRITAAGTPTEVMTAERLSATFGVDIQVAPLPFGGIAVRAQRAGRRSTSRIEELAEPVLLSA; encoded by the coding sequence GTGCGAATCAAACAGAAGCCCGCCGCGCTGCGCACCGAGTCCGTCTCGGTCTCCTACGGAGCCTCCCCGGTGGTCCACGACGCCAGCATCGAGCTGCTCCCCGGAGGGGTCACCGCCTTGATCGGCCCCAACGGCAGCGGCAAGTCCACTCTGTTGCGCGGGATCTGCCGGTTGGCGCACACCACCGGGCAGGTCACCGTGGACGGTGAGGACAGCGCAGCACTCTCACCGCGGGCCTTCGCCAAGCGGCTGACCATCCTCGCCCAGCAGCGCCCCACCCCCGGCGGTCTCACCGTGACCGAAGTGGTCGAGCTCGGACGCCACCCGCACCGCAGGCGCTTCAGCCGCACCGACCAGGCCTGCCGAGACGCCGTGGAGCGCGCCATCGGCCTCACCGGTCTCGAGGAGCTGCGTCACCGTCCCGTCGCGGAACTCTCCGGCGGGCAGCTGCAGCGGGTCTGGCTGGCCACCTGCCTGGCCCAGGAGACCGACGTGCTGCTGCTGGATGAACCCACCACGTTCCTGGACCTCAAGCACCAGATGAGCCTGCTGGACCTGATCCGCGATCTCGCCGACACCCACGGCCTGACCATCGGAGTGGTGCTCCATGACCTGGAGCAGGCCGCCGATATCGCCGACCGCGTCATCCTGGTCTCCGAAGGCCGGATCACCGCCGCCGGAACCCCGACCGAGGTGATGACCGCGGAACGGCTCAGCGCCACCTTCGGAGTCGACATCCAGGTCGCCCCGCTGCCCTTCGGCGGGATCGCCGTGCGCGCCCAGCGGGCCGGTCGGCGCTCCACCTCCCGGATCGAAGAGCTCGCCGAGCCGGTGCTGCTCTCCGCCTGA
- a CDS encoding ABC transporter substrate-binding protein encodes MNRTDRLGRTTAAAAVVLLALTACGTTDVDETEQDAAAADSGPVTVTDYRGEEITLDAPAERVVTLEWAQTENVEILGGNQVGVADLEGYGMWNSAAPLDEDTTDVGLRTEPSLEAIGQADPDLILGVDVSVPEGLLEDLEDIAPVVLQPGADASDPLGNMEENFRMTAELLGAEDRADEVWADFEATRDAGAEAIEAAGAEGTPFVLVYPTVEGNTATFRMHGPGALAQTLGEEIGLESAWEDEGDEAFAISQSDIEGLTALEDDTILYWWTAETEPEDPFSALEENSVWNSLGFVENEATHPVEEIWIYGGPASAGQWIDYLAETAAETAGQQ; translated from the coding sequence ATGAACCGCACTGACCGCCTCGGCAGGACCACCGCGGCAGCCGCCGTCGTCCTGCTGGCGCTGACCGCCTGTGGCACCACCGATGTCGATGAGACCGAGCAGGACGCCGCGGCCGCCGACTCCGGCCCGGTCACCGTGACCGACTACCGCGGCGAGGAGATCACCCTCGACGCCCCGGCGGAACGCGTGGTCACCCTGGAGTGGGCGCAGACGGAGAACGTCGAGATCCTCGGCGGCAACCAGGTCGGCGTGGCTGACCTGGAGGGCTACGGGATGTGGAACTCCGCGGCTCCGCTGGACGAGGACACCACCGACGTGGGGCTGCGCACCGAGCCCAGCCTGGAGGCCATCGGCCAGGCGGACCCGGACCTGATCCTCGGCGTGGACGTCTCCGTGCCGGAGGGGCTGCTGGAGGACCTCGAGGATATCGCGCCGGTGGTGCTGCAGCCCGGCGCCGACGCCTCGGATCCGCTGGGGAACATGGAGGAGAACTTCCGGATGACCGCGGAGCTGCTCGGCGCCGAAGACCGCGCGGACGAGGTCTGGGCCGATTTCGAGGCCACCCGCGACGCCGGTGCTGAGGCCATTGAAGCCGCTGGCGCCGAGGGGACTCCGTTCGTGCTGGTCTACCCGACGGTGGAGGGCAACACGGCCACCTTCCGGATGCACGGCCCGGGCGCCCTCGCGCAGACCCTGGGTGAGGAGATCGGGCTGGAGTCGGCCTGGGAGGACGAGGGCGATGAGGCCTTCGCGATCAGCCAGTCCGACATCGAGGGCCTCACCGCGCTGGAGGATGACACGATCCTGTACTGGTGGACCGCCGAGACGGAGCCCGAGGACCCCTTCTCCGCGCTGGAGGAAAACTCGGTCTGGAACTCGCTGGGCTTCGTCGAGAATGAGGCCACCCACCCGGTGGAGGAGATCTGGATCTACGGCGGCCCCGCCTCGGCAGGTCAGTGGATCGACTACCTCGCCGAGACCGCAGCCGAGACCGCCGGTCAGCAGTGA
- a CDS encoding threonine/serine exporter family protein: protein MLPQNSSRSDTGLSPSSGDVTAESQAAAGDSRPGAHGSGVHGPNVDGPGVDGSGVDGPGVDGNDAGGPGGESTRINGTGVDAGGQGAAIDPRIDRQDQAALPRPIVRPAEEPETELSFTQSLTQHVVDSWNHSAAEEAHLDWPESRQDQDSAPDREPYRFEDSSAPPLFPTGTYFPPDTGTGVGAHPGTGVVTGAATVPGSGRPADAGAPPATGHTEAPEQDGLTPARRASFPGRLLAQRLIRPVSQVSQATGQMSTLDWLSGTPFENPHQAQEPGEADELVTINLVLDLGEALFRYGAGALEVETSILAVTSAFGMKNTDVDITNQSIILNWSPPGKVPYSRVRVVRSWSANFRALSEVHTLVTDIAFGRITRAEAEETLQDILRDPKPYPRWVVATAGALFAGLFASYTGAPLLDASLGFLATLLVLAVIRQLTIWRVPEIFTLAVGGFLATAVALCALTLGAPITTSMVVAGGLMILLPSVRIVSAIQDAINAFPITAAGRLVSSLVAFSGLTAGIMVGVVLTGRAGAPELDVTREIMRIYHPGVLTALVFLTAITAAIVQQAPYRLLLPTGAVAALGFGGVSVGEMMGFGGWFTPILGATVVGALARVVALRLRAPQLVVAVPAMMFMLPGLIVFRGMYQIAISQSSVNRTAGLYEIFDALIIIMAIAAGIVLGDVLMRPLTKRLQSNERTKGRRR, encoded by the coding sequence ATGTTGCCCCAGAACTCAAGCCGGTCAGACACGGGACTCTCGCCGTCGAGCGGGGACGTCACAGCCGAGTCTCAAGCGGCCGCAGGTGACAGCCGCCCGGGTGCCCACGGTTCAGGCGTCCACGGCCCGAATGTCGACGGGCCGGGTGTCGACGGCTCGGGGGTCGATGGCCCGGGTGTCGACGGCAATGACGCTGGCGGCCCTGGTGGTGAGAGCACGCGTATCAACGGCACCGGTGTCGACGCCGGCGGTCAGGGTGCCGCGATCGATCCGCGCATCGATCGGCAGGACCAGGCGGCCCTGCCCCGGCCGATCGTGCGTCCCGCGGAGGAGCCCGAGACGGAGCTGAGCTTCACGCAGAGCCTGACCCAGCATGTGGTCGACTCCTGGAACCACTCCGCCGCCGAGGAGGCTCACCTGGATTGGCCGGAGTCGCGCCAGGACCAGGACTCCGCGCCGGACCGGGAGCCCTATCGCTTCGAAGACTCCAGCGCCCCGCCGCTGTTTCCCACCGGAACCTATTTCCCCCCGGACACCGGAACGGGGGTAGGAGCTCACCCGGGCACAGGCGTGGTGACCGGCGCGGCGACGGTTCCAGGATCCGGCCGGCCCGCCGATGCGGGAGCCCCACCCGCAACGGGGCACACCGAGGCTCCCGAGCAGGACGGGCTCACCCCGGCCCGCCGGGCCAGCTTCCCTGGCCGGCTCCTGGCGCAGAGACTCATCCGACCGGTCTCCCAGGTCTCCCAGGCGACCGGTCAGATGTCGACCCTGGACTGGCTCTCCGGCACCCCGTTCGAGAACCCGCACCAGGCACAGGAGCCAGGCGAGGCCGACGAGCTCGTCACCATCAACCTGGTCCTGGACCTCGGGGAGGCGCTCTTCCGGTACGGCGCGGGCGCACTCGAGGTGGAGACCTCGATCCTCGCGGTGACCTCGGCGTTCGGGATGAAGAACACCGACGTGGACATCACCAACCAATCGATCATCCTCAACTGGTCCCCACCCGGAAAGGTGCCCTACTCGCGGGTGCGGGTGGTGCGCTCCTGGTCCGCGAACTTCCGGGCGCTCTCCGAGGTGCACACCCTGGTCACCGATATCGCGTTCGGACGGATCACTCGGGCCGAGGCCGAGGAGACGCTGCAGGACATCCTCCGGGACCCCAAGCCATACCCGCGCTGGGTGGTGGCCACCGCGGGGGCGCTCTTCGCCGGGCTCTTCGCGAGCTACACCGGGGCCCCGCTGCTGGACGCCTCGCTGGGGTTCCTCGCGACACTTCTGGTCCTCGCGGTCATCCGCCAGCTCACCATCTGGCGCGTGCCGGAGATCTTCACCCTCGCGGTGGGCGGCTTCCTCGCCACGGCCGTGGCGCTGTGTGCGCTCACCCTGGGCGCCCCGATCACCACCTCCATGGTGGTCGCCGGGGGACTGATGATCCTGCTGCCCAGCGTGCGGATCGTCTCGGCCATCCAGGACGCGATCAACGCCTTCCCGATCACTGCGGCCGGGCGTCTGGTCTCCTCGCTGGTGGCCTTCTCCGGACTCACCGCAGGGATCATGGTCGGCGTCGTGCTCACCGGGCGCGCCGGAGCGCCGGAGCTGGACGTGACCCGGGAGATCATGCGGATCTACCACCCGGGCGTGCTCACCGCACTGGTCTTCCTGACCGCGATCACCGCGGCCATCGTGCAGCAGGCGCCCTACCGGCTGCTGCTGCCCACCGGAGCCGTGGCCGCGCTCGGGTTCGGCGGAGTCTCGGTCGGGGAGATGATGGGCTTCGGAGGCTGGTTCACCCCGATCCTGGGCGCCACCGTGGTCGGGGCCCTGGCCCGGGTCGTGGCGCTGCGACTGCGCGCCCCGCAGCTGGTGGTGGCGGTCCCGGCGATGATGTTCATGCTCCCCGGGCTGATCGTCTTCCGCGGGATGTACCAGATCGCCATCAGCCAGTCCTCGGTCAACCGGACCGCCGGGCTCTACGAGATCTTCGACGCGCTGATCATCATCATGGCGATCGCCGCCGGGATCGTGCTCGGCGACGTGCTGATGCGCCCACTGACCAAGCGGCTGCAGTCCAATGAACGCACCAAGGGTCGACGCCGCTGA
- a CDS encoding SDR family NAD(P)-dependent oxidoreductase — MARFTSGFTATSTASEVLEGIDLRGKSAVVTGASSGIGVETARALAGAGAHVVLAVRDVPAGRRAADDIAGTHPGASLEVRALDLADLSSVKRFTDRWSGPLHLLINNAGIMMTPELRTPQGWELQFATNHLGHFALTLGLHAGLLKSGEARIVSVSSSGHGMSDIVYEDLFFERRTYDPGQAYGQSKTANVLFAVEASRRWATAGITANAVMPGGIWTNLQRHWEPQALADTKAYVAEAGIAVKTPAQGAATSVLAAASPLLDGVGGLYLEDCQQAETVEEIVNGTHGVKAYALDPENARRLWTRSTELLRTS; from the coding sequence ATGGCACGCTTCACCTCCGGCTTCACCGCGACCAGCACCGCCTCCGAGGTTCTGGAAGGGATTGATCTGCGCGGGAAGTCCGCGGTCGTGACCGGAGCCTCCTCCGGGATCGGGGTGGAGACCGCCCGCGCACTCGCCGGGGCCGGAGCTCACGTGGTGCTTGCCGTGCGCGATGTGCCGGCGGGCCGCCGAGCCGCCGATGACATCGCCGGCACCCATCCAGGGGCCTCCCTGGAGGTCAGAGCACTCGACCTGGCCGACCTCAGCTCGGTGAAGCGGTTCACAGACCGCTGGTCAGGTCCGCTGCACCTGCTGATCAACAACGCAGGCATCATGATGACGCCCGAGCTGCGGACCCCGCAGGGGTGGGAGCTGCAGTTCGCCACCAATCATCTCGGCCATTTCGCCCTCACACTGGGACTCCATGCTGGACTTCTCAAGTCCGGCGAGGCCCGAATCGTCTCGGTCAGCTCCTCCGGACACGGGATGTCAGACATCGTCTACGAAGACCTGTTCTTCGAGCGCAGGACCTACGATCCCGGCCAGGCCTACGGCCAGTCCAAGACCGCGAACGTGCTCTTCGCCGTGGAGGCCTCACGCCGGTGGGCCACAGCGGGCATTACCGCCAACGCCGTGATGCCCGGAGGCATCTGGACCAACCTGCAGCGTCACTGGGAGCCGCAGGCGCTCGCCGACACCAAGGCCTATGTGGCAGAGGCCGGCATCGCGGTGAAGACGCCCGCTCAGGGCGCTGCCACGTCGGTCCTCGCCGCCGCATCCCCGCTGCTCGACGGCGTCGGCGGGCTCTACCTCGAGGATTGCCAGCAGGCAGAGACGGTCGAGGAGATCGTCAACGGCACCCACGGTGTGAAGGCCTATGCACTGGACCCCGAGAATGCCAGGCGGCTCTGGACCAGGTCCACGGAACTTCTGCGAACGAGTTAG
- a CDS encoding carbon-nitrogen hydrolase family protein, with protein MRIALMQQTARPLALEHNIDLIDDAAAQARSQGAQLLLTPELFGFGYVPEMIRAQVSPKQVEAARSRLLSIARERGIALVWSLPGTEAPDQRGITAELADDHGELLASYQKVQLFGPEERAAFLPGDQPPPVIHWRGRRLGLLVCYDVEFPEMVRAAAVRGAELLMVPTALAGDEASVPGILLPARAVENGITLAYANHCGTEGGLIFDGRSVVLGPAGQPLGQLGAEPGLLVVDLPELSEGPGAATADYLQDRRAELHRGWL; from the coding sequence ATGCGAATCGCCCTGATGCAGCAGACCGCCCGCCCGCTGGCGCTGGAGCACAATATCGATCTGATCGACGACGCCGCAGCCCAGGCCCGCTCGCAGGGGGCGCAGCTGCTGCTCACCCCGGAGCTCTTCGGCTTCGGCTACGTCCCGGAGATGATCCGCGCCCAGGTCAGCCCGAAGCAGGTCGAGGCCGCGCGGTCCAGGCTGCTCAGCATTGCGCGGGAGCGGGGGATCGCCCTGGTGTGGTCCCTGCCCGGCACCGAGGCGCCGGACCAGCGCGGAATCACCGCCGAGCTCGCCGATGACCACGGCGAGCTGCTCGCCAGCTACCAGAAGGTCCAGCTCTTCGGACCCGAGGAGCGGGCGGCGTTCCTCCCCGGGGACCAGCCCCCGCCGGTGATCCATTGGCGTGGACGGCGGCTGGGGCTGCTGGTCTGTTACGACGTGGAGTTCCCCGAGATGGTCCGCGCCGCCGCGGTGCGCGGGGCTGAGCTGCTGATGGTGCCCACCGCGCTGGCCGGGGACGAGGCCTCGGTGCCCGGGATCCTGCTGCCAGCGCGCGCGGTGGAGAACGGGATCACCCTGGCCTATGCGAATCACTGCGGCACCGAGGGTGGGCTGATCTTCGACGGTCGCAGCGTCGTCCTGGGACCGGCCGGGCAGCCGCTGGGGCAGCTGGGCGCGGAACCGGGACTGCTGGTGGTGGACCTGCCCGAACTCAGCGAGGGTCCCGGCGCCGCCACTGCGGACTACCTGCAGGACCGACGGGCAGAGCTGCACCGGGGCTGGCTGTAA
- a CDS encoding SLC13 family permease: protein MTDHSEGATPGPAQRSDVIDEAGPARAPGRTWAFRGLGVALAILVWALLGAADLSADARTVAAVAVLMAVWWMTESMPLSVTSLLPIVLFPVLTALEIAEVTAPYANPIVFLFLGGFLIAIAMQKWNLHRRIALLTLRRVGTHPRQIILGMMIATAFLSMWVSNTATTLMMLPIGLSVLTLVVENSRNTGTSAESASLSEEIRSGKAISDVIENREVRVFGVALVLSIAWAATIGGLGTLLGSPPNAIVAGYISDELGQTVGFAQWMLLGVPIVIVFIGLSWLLITRVMFRFQLEEIPGGKKLINEEIAGLGRMSQGEKVVLGVFVTAAFCWIVPGVLSGIGNLAEQLPWLELFDDTVIAIGAGVLLFLIPGDKRGNMTLQWKDAEEGLPWGVLLLFGGGLSLAAAVAATGLDAWFGEQVSGLGALPIVLLLAVVVLIVLLLTEITSNTATAATFIPILGGVAVGIGVDPMTLLIPAALAATCAFMLPVGTPPNAIVYATGYVKITEMVRGGLVLNVVGVILITIFTVLLGPLAFDMVF from the coding sequence TTGACTGATCATTCTGAGGGTGCGACGCCGGGCCCGGCGCAGCGCAGCGACGTCATCGACGAGGCGGGGCCCGCCCGGGCTCCGGGGAGGACCTGGGCCTTCCGCGGCCTGGGGGTGGCGCTGGCGATCCTGGTGTGGGCGCTGCTCGGTGCGGCAGACCTCTCGGCGGATGCACGCACGGTCGCCGCCGTGGCGGTGCTGATGGCCGTGTGGTGGATGACCGAATCGATGCCGCTCTCGGTGACCTCGTTGCTGCCGATCGTGCTGTTCCCGGTGCTGACCGCGCTGGAGATCGCTGAGGTCACGGCTCCCTATGCGAACCCGATCGTCTTTCTGTTCCTCGGTGGCTTCCTGATCGCCATCGCCATGCAGAAATGGAACCTGCACCGCCGGATCGCGCTGCTCACGCTGCGCCGGGTCGGCACACATCCGCGGCAGATCATCCTGGGCATGATGATCGCGACCGCATTCCTCTCCATGTGGGTCTCCAACACCGCGACCACGTTGATGATGCTGCCCATCGGGCTCAGCGTGCTGACCCTGGTCGTGGAGAACAGCCGGAACACCGGCACCAGCGCCGAGAGCGCGTCCCTCTCCGAGGAGATCCGCTCGGGCAAGGCGATCAGCGACGTCATCGAGAACCGCGAGGTGCGGGTCTTCGGCGTCGCCCTGGTGCTCTCCATCGCCTGGGCGGCGACCATCGGCGGGCTCGGCACGCTGCTGGGCTCACCTCCGAACGCCATCGTCGCCGGGTACATCAGCGATGAGCTGGGCCAGACCGTCGGGTTCGCCCAGTGGATGCTGCTCGGTGTGCCGATCGTGATCGTCTTCATCGGTCTGTCCTGGCTGCTGATCACCCGGGTGATGTTCCGCTTCCAGCTCGAGGAGATCCCTGGCGGCAAGAAGCTGATCAACGAGGAGATCGCCGGTCTGGGTCGGATGAGCCAGGGCGAGAAGGTCGTGCTCGGGGTCTTCGTCACCGCCGCCTTCTGCTGGATCGTTCCCGGCGTGCTCTCCGGCATCGGAAACCTCGCGGAGCAGCTGCCCTGGCTGGAGCTCTTCGATGACACCGTGATCGCCATCGGCGCCGGCGTCCTGCTGTTCCTGATCCCCGGGGACAAGCGCGGGAACATGACCCTGCAGTGGAAGGACGCCGAGGAGGGCCTGCCCTGGGGCGTGCTGCTGCTCTTCGGCGGCGGACTCTCGCTGGCCGCAGCCGTGGCCGCCACCGGGCTCGACGCCTGGTTCGGCGAGCAGGTCAGCGGACTCGGCGCACTGCCGATCGTCCTGCTCCTGGCAGTGGTGGTGCTCATCGTGCTGCTGCTGACCGAGATCACCAGCAACACTGCCACAGCGGCTACCTTCATCCCGATCCTGGGCGGTGTCGCCGTGGGCATCGGGGTGGACCCGATGACGCTGCTGATTCCGGCCGCGCTCGCCGCGACCTGCGCCTTCATGCTCCCGGTGGGCACCCCGCCCAACGCCATCGTCTACGCCACGGGCTATGTGAAGATCACCGAGATGGTCCGCGGCGGCCTGGTCCTCAACGTGGTCGGCGTCATCCTGATCACGATCTTCACGGTGCTCCTGGGCCCGCTCGCCTTCGACATGGTGTTCTGA
- a CDS encoding flavin monoamine oxidase family protein, protein MTLSSPLPETPDPADAAPGEATLTMLNPDFPFSYDHYLQHPAGLGNLPEQAQGTEVAVIGAGLAGVVAAYELMKLGLKPVIFEAGEIGGRLKTQPFAAAPEVVADLGGMRFPTSGKAFYHYVDLLELPTREFPNPLTPATPSTVIELKGQSHYAEDASHLPPFFAEVAQAWQRALTEDAELAAVQQAICERDVAELKRLWNQLVQRFDDESFYGFLSSTQAFKELSFEHLEAFGQVGFGSGGWDTDFTNSILEVLRVVFTGADDHHRSILGGAQRLPVQLWKHSPEQLAHWPAGTSLESLHGGAPRGAVSGIHRGTSQSLPGGGVRVTEKWGRTQEFAAAVVTCQSWLLSARIDTDENLFAPSMWTAIEKSHYMLSSKTFVMVDRPFWRDIDPETGRPVMSMTLTDRLPRATYLLDEGPDRPAAILLSYTWNDDALKWLPLDAAERTRLMLHSLAKIYPGVDIGAHMIGEPITVSWEADPNFMGAFKNNLPGHYRYQERLFGHFIQDRLPEHQRGVFLAGDDISFTAGWAEGAVTTALNAVWGVLHHLGGTASPQNPGPGDLWEDLAPVRLD, encoded by the coding sequence ATGACGCTCTCCAGCCCGCTGCCCGAGACCCCGGATCCGGCCGACGCCGCACCCGGGGAGGCCACGCTGACCATGTTGAACCCGGACTTCCCGTTCAGCTACGACCACTACCTGCAGCACCCGGCGGGTCTGGGCAACCTCCCGGAGCAGGCACAGGGCACCGAGGTCGCGGTGATCGGGGCCGGGCTGGCCGGCGTCGTCGCCGCCTATGAGCTGATGAAGCTGGGGCTGAAGCCGGTGATCTTCGAGGCGGGCGAGATCGGCGGCCGGCTGAAGACCCAGCCCTTCGCCGCGGCCCCGGAGGTGGTCGCAGACCTGGGCGGGATGCGCTTCCCCACCTCGGGCAAGGCGTTCTACCACTATGTGGATCTGCTGGAGCTGCCCACCCGGGAGTTCCCGAACCCGCTGACCCCGGCGACACCTTCTACGGTGATCGAGCTCAAGGGCCAGTCGCACTATGCCGAGGACGCCAGTCACCTGCCGCCCTTCTTCGCCGAGGTGGCCCAGGCCTGGCAGCGCGCCCTGACCGAGGACGCAGAGCTCGCGGCGGTGCAGCAGGCTATCTGCGAGCGCGACGTCGCCGAGCTGAAGCGGCTGTGGAACCAGCTGGTGCAGCGCTTCGATGATGAATCCTTCTACGGCTTCCTCTCCTCCACCCAGGCGTTCAAGGAGCTCAGCTTCGAGCACCTTGAGGCCTTCGGTCAGGTCGGCTTCGGCAGCGGCGGCTGGGACACCGACTTCACGAATTCGATCCTCGAGGTGCTCCGCGTGGTGTTCACCGGGGCCGATGATCACCACCGCAGCATCCTCGGCGGCGCCCAGCGGCTGCCGGTCCAGCTCTGGAAGCACTCGCCGGAGCAGCTGGCGCACTGGCCCGCCGGGACCTCGCTGGAGTCGCTGCACGGCGGCGCCCCGCGCGGCGCGGTCTCCGGGATCCACCGCGGCACCAGCCAGTCGCTGCCCGGCGGCGGGGTGCGGGTCACCGAGAAATGGGGCCGCACCCAGGAGTTCGCCGCCGCAGTGGTGACGTGTCAGTCCTGGCTGCTCTCGGCGCGGATCGACACCGATGAGAACCTGTTCGCCCCGTCGATGTGGACCGCGATCGAGAAGAGCCACTACATGCTCTCCTCGAAGACCTTCGTGATGGTGGACCGGCCGTTCTGGCGCGACATCGACCCGGAGACCGGGCGCCCGGTGATGTCCATGACGCTCACCGACCGGCTCCCGCGTGCCACCTACCTGCTGGATGAGGGCCCGGACCGGCCTGCCGCGATCCTGCTCAGCTACACCTGGAACGACGACGCGCTGAAATGGCTTCCCCTGGACGCCGCGGAACGGACTCGGCTGATGCTGCACTCGCTGGCGAAGATCTACCCCGGGGTGGACATCGGCGCGCATATGATCGGCGAGCCGATCACCGTCTCCTGGGAGGCAGACCCGAACTTCATGGGCGCCTTCAAGAACAACCTGCCCGGGCACTACCGCTATCAGGAGCGGCTCTTCGGACACTTCATCCAGGACCGGCTGCCGGAGCACCAGCGCGGGGTCTTTCTCGCCGGGGATGACATCTCCTTCACCGCGGGCTGGGCCGAGGGCGCGGTGACCACGGCGTTGAACGCGGTGTGGGGCGTGCTGCACCACCTGGGCGGCACCGCCTCCCCGCAGAACCCGGGCCCGGGTGATCTCTGGGAGGACCTGGCCCCGGTGCGGCTGGACTGA
- a CDS encoding BCCT family transporter: MTSQHQRPAAGTDAERNGTGPSDTGPSDRGPSGPHQGLGENHAERNGATPPRSRPSGVFIVSVAALLSFVLWAALAPESLNLVMTAASNWSSQNIGWAYLVVTAGCIVLMIYLGLSRFGKIRLGADDDRPQFSNWSWIAMICGTVMGIGLISYGAAEPMSHFMVPPHGLAEPETMDAAVRAMQFSYFNWGPNAWALFGVFGLAIAYSTHRLHNTGLISPMLRPVLGKSMDGWAGQLIDIFTIIATLFGTTTSLGLGAAQIAEGVNSLTGIPSDLFVQVIIIAGITVVFTLSAMSGVTRGIKWISKATMLAAAALGLFVLIVGPTSFISNLYFRSMGQFVAELPMVALLTPGTPEDLQWMQWWTYFMMAWWLSWGAFVGIFLAKISKGRTIREFVVAVLGVPTLVFSLWFTIFGGATIHLDMFFGTSLGEATLEDTNVTFFALLAELPLTAVTSVLTVAMVILFFVSSADSNTFVLSVLSSRGSMQPRRPMLATWGLLTGLCAVVLLIAGGLEALQQTALLSAVPFTIIVTLLGISLIKQLRADPRFTHAGAPRAAPGTSGDAEPRP; encoded by the coding sequence ATGACCAGCCAGCACCAGAGGCCCGCTGCGGGCACCGACGCCGAACGCAATGGCACGGGACCCAGCGACACAGGACCGAGCGACCGGGGACCAAGCGGCCCGCACCAGGGCCTCGGGGAGAACCACGCCGAACGCAACGGCGCGACGCCTCCCCGCTCCCGCCCCAGTGGGGTCTTCATCGTCTCCGTGGCGGCGCTGCTGAGCTTCGTGCTTTGGGCGGCCCTGGCCCCGGAGAGTCTGAACCTGGTGATGACGGCGGCGTCGAACTGGTCCTCACAGAACATCGGCTGGGCCTACCTGGTGGTCACCGCCGGGTGCATCGTGTTGATGATCTACCTCGGGCTGAGCCGGTTCGGGAAGATCCGCCTCGGCGCAGATGATGACCGCCCGCAGTTCAGCAACTGGTCCTGGATCGCGATGATCTGCGGCACCGTGATGGGCATCGGACTGATCAGCTACGGCGCGGCAGAACCGATGAGCCACTTCATGGTGCCCCCGCACGGGCTCGCCGAGCCGGAGACCATGGATGCCGCCGTGCGCGCCATGCAGTTCTCCTACTTCAACTGGGGACCCAATGCGTGGGCGCTGTTCGGCGTCTTCGGTCTGGCCATCGCCTACTCCACGCACCGGCTGCACAACACCGGACTGATCTCCCCGATGCTGCGCCCGGTGCTCGGCAAAAGCATGGACGGGTGGGCGGGTCAGCTCATCGACATCTTCACCATCATCGCCACCCTCTTCGGCACCACCACCTCGCTGGGGCTCGGCGCGGCGCAGATCGCGGAAGGGGTCAACAGCCTCACCGGCATCCCCTCGGACCTCTTCGTGCAGGTCATCATCATCGCCGGGATCACCGTGGTCTTCACCCTCTCCGCGATGTCCGGAGTCACCCGCGGCATCAAATGGATCAGCAAGGCGACCATGCTGGCTGCGGCCGCGCTCGGGCTCTTCGTGCTGATCGTGGGCCCGACCAGCTTCATCTCCAACCTCTACTTCCGCTCCATGGGGCAGTTCGTCGCGGAGCTGCCGATGGTCGCGCTGCTCACCCCGGGCACCCCCGAGGATCTGCAGTGGATGCAGTGGTGGACCTACTTCATGATGGCCTGGTGGCTGAGCTGGGGCGCCTTCGTGGGAATCTTCCTGGCAAAGATCTCCAAGGGGCGCACCATCCGGGAGTTCGTGGTGGCGGTGCTGGGGGTCCCGACGCTGGTCTTCAGCCTGTGGTTCACCATCTTCGGCGGCGCCACGATCCACCTGGACATGTTCTTCGGGACCAGCCTCGGCGAGGCGACCCTGGAGGACACCAACGTGACCTTCTTCGCGCTGCTCGCCGAGCTGCCGCTCACCGCGGTGACCTCGGTGCTCACCGTGGCCATGGTGATCCTGTTCTTCGTCTCCAGCGCGGATTCGAACACCTTCGTGCTCAGCGTGCTCTCCTCCCGCGGCTCGATGCAGCCCAGGCGCCCGATGCTGGCCACCTGGGGCCTGCTGACCGGGCTGTGCGCCGTCGTCCTGCTGATCGCCGGCGGACTCGAGGCGCTGCAGCAGACCGCGCTGCTCTCCGCGGTGCCGTTCACGATCATCGTGACCCTGCTGGGGATCTCGCTGATCAAACAGCTGCGCGCCGATCCCCGGTTCACCCACGCCGGGGCGCCCCGCGCGGCGCCCGGCACCTCCGGCGACGCCGAGCCGCGCCCCTAG